A window of the Scleropages formosus chromosome 5, fSclFor1.1, whole genome shotgun sequence genome harbors these coding sequences:
- the LOC108932956 gene encoding TOX high mobility group box family member 3-like isoform X1, which yields MDVRFYPSAGGTPLPGDPSNLNFSHCLGYYNYKFGSHNNYMNMAEANGGLVTTSDQTFHTPSLGDEEFEIPPITPPPETELGLGLPEAESAFPGLQEAPSTQRGHLTPQFPPQSLELPSITISRNLLEQEGTGLNASLPANLGQTQLRQYPNPSMVMRSIMTMNNPSAVMSRNQLTTINQSQLSTQLGLNLSGPNIPHTSPSPPASKSATPSPSSSINEEDPDESNRAIGEKRPAPDASKKPKTPKKKKKKDPNEPQKPVSAYALFFRDTQAAIKGQNPNATFGEVSKIVASMWDGLGEEQKQIYKSKTEAAKKEYLKALAAYRASLVSKAAAESAEAQTIRSVQQTLASSNLSPSLLLPAPMTQHPSVAAAAQALQQALPRAIAPKPLPVRLPGGQVVASVAPGVPSQLMGPMSPPMQPPQPHHQMQQHLQQHLHQQQLHHQQIQQQMQQQHFQQHLQQQLQQHHVQQQQQQMQLQRMQMQQMHQQQLQHLQQQQASQCSPPQRSPGTPQSVGAPAPMGSPHPQPQQQQQQQQHPSQTQAHAHAHAQVLSQVSIY from the exons CAGACGTTCCACACCCCAAGTTTGGGAGATGAGGAGTTTGAGATCCCACCCATCACACCACCTCCAGAAACAGAGCTGGGACTAGGGCTTCCCGAGGCGGAATCGGCCTTCCCTGGGCTCCAGGAGGCTCCATCAACACAGAGAGGCCACCTCACTCCCCAGTTTCCACCACAGAGCTTGGAGCTGCCATCCATCACCATTTCGCGGAACCTGCTAGAACAGGAAGGCACAGGCCTCAATGCCAGTCTCCCAGCT AACCTCGGTCAAACCCAGCTTCGCCAGTACCCCAACCCTTCTATGGTCATGAGGTCAATCATGACCATGAACAACCCGTCTGCTGTGATGTCACGAAACCAGCTGACAACTATCAACCAGTCCCAGCTAAGCACACAACTGGGTCTAAACCTGAGTGGACCAAATATCCCTCACACATCTCCGTCCCCCCCTGCCAGTAAATCTGCCACCCCATCACCCTCCAGCTCCATCAACGAGGAGGACCCAGATGAAAGTAACAGG GCAATCGGTGAAAAGCGTCCTGCTCCTGATGCGAGCAAGAAGCCCAAGACacccaagaagaagaagaagaaggacccAAATGAGCCCCAGAAGCCTGTGTCTGCCTATGCACTCTTCTTCCGTGACACACAGGCTGCCATTAAGGGCCAGAACCCCAACGCCACCTTTGGGGAAGTGTCTAAGATCGTGGCATCCATGTGGGATGGCCTGGGGGAAGAGCAGAAGCAG ATctataaaagcaaaacagaagcaGCTAAGAAAGAATACCTGAAGGCCCTTGCTGCATACCGTGCTAGTCTGGTGTCAAAG GCAGCAGCTGAGTCGGCAGAGGCACAGACCATACGCTCAGTCCAGCAGACACTGGCCTCCTCCAACCTGTCCCCCTCGCTCCTTCTTCCGGCACCCATGACCCAGCACCCATCTGTGGCGGCTGCCGCACAAGCCCTACAGCAGGCGCTCCCACGTGCCATCGCCCCCAAGCCTCTGCCTGTGCGGTTGCCAGGCGGCCAGGTCGTAGCCTCAGTGGCCCCGGGAGTGCCCTCGCAGCTGATGGGGCCCATGAGCCCTCCCATGCAGCCTCCGCAGCCTCACCACCAGATGCAGCAGCATCTGCAACAGCACCTGCACCAGCAGCAACTGCATCACCAGCAAATTCAGCAGCAGATGCAGCAGCAACACTTCCAgcagcacctgcagcagcagctccagcagcaccatgtccagcagcagcaacagcagatgCAGCTCCAGCGTATGCAGATGCAGCAGAtgcaccagcagcagctccagcatcTCCAGCAGCAACAGGCCTCCCAGTGTTCTCCTCCGCAGCGGTCCCCAGGAACGCCACAGTCTGTGGGAGCGCCTGCCCCTATGggcagcccccacccccaaccccagcagcagcagcagcagcagcagcatccatCCCAAACACAGGCCCATGCACATGCCCATGCCCAGGTCTTGTCCCAAGTCAGCATCTACTGA
- the LOC108932956 gene encoding TOX high mobility group box family member 3-like isoform X2, with protein MDVRFYPSAGGTPLPGDPSNLNFSHCLGYYNYKFGSHNNYMNMAEANGGLVTTSDTFHTPSLGDEEFEIPPITPPPETELGLGLPEAESAFPGLQEAPSTQRGHLTPQFPPQSLELPSITISRNLLEQEGTGLNASLPANLGQTQLRQYPNPSMVMRSIMTMNNPSAVMSRNQLTTINQSQLSTQLGLNLSGPNIPHTSPSPPASKSATPSPSSSINEEDPDESNRAIGEKRPAPDASKKPKTPKKKKKKDPNEPQKPVSAYALFFRDTQAAIKGQNPNATFGEVSKIVASMWDGLGEEQKQIYKSKTEAAKKEYLKALAAYRASLVSKAAAESAEAQTIRSVQQTLASSNLSPSLLLPAPMTQHPSVAAAAQALQQALPRAIAPKPLPVRLPGGQVVASVAPGVPSQLMGPMSPPMQPPQPHHQMQQHLQQHLHQQQLHHQQIQQQMQQQHFQQHLQQQLQQHHVQQQQQQMQLQRMQMQQMHQQQLQHLQQQQASQCSPPQRSPGTPQSVGAPAPMGSPHPQPQQQQQQQQHPSQTQAHAHAHAQVLSQVSIY; from the exons ACGTTCCACACCCCAAGTTTGGGAGATGAGGAGTTTGAGATCCCACCCATCACACCACCTCCAGAAACAGAGCTGGGACTAGGGCTTCCCGAGGCGGAATCGGCCTTCCCTGGGCTCCAGGAGGCTCCATCAACACAGAGAGGCCACCTCACTCCCCAGTTTCCACCACAGAGCTTGGAGCTGCCATCCATCACCATTTCGCGGAACCTGCTAGAACAGGAAGGCACAGGCCTCAATGCCAGTCTCCCAGCT AACCTCGGTCAAACCCAGCTTCGCCAGTACCCCAACCCTTCTATGGTCATGAGGTCAATCATGACCATGAACAACCCGTCTGCTGTGATGTCACGAAACCAGCTGACAACTATCAACCAGTCCCAGCTAAGCACACAACTGGGTCTAAACCTGAGTGGACCAAATATCCCTCACACATCTCCGTCCCCCCCTGCCAGTAAATCTGCCACCCCATCACCCTCCAGCTCCATCAACGAGGAGGACCCAGATGAAAGTAACAGG GCAATCGGTGAAAAGCGTCCTGCTCCTGATGCGAGCAAGAAGCCCAAGACacccaagaagaagaagaagaaggacccAAATGAGCCCCAGAAGCCTGTGTCTGCCTATGCACTCTTCTTCCGTGACACACAGGCTGCCATTAAGGGCCAGAACCCCAACGCCACCTTTGGGGAAGTGTCTAAGATCGTGGCATCCATGTGGGATGGCCTGGGGGAAGAGCAGAAGCAG ATctataaaagcaaaacagaagcaGCTAAGAAAGAATACCTGAAGGCCCTTGCTGCATACCGTGCTAGTCTGGTGTCAAAG GCAGCAGCTGAGTCGGCAGAGGCACAGACCATACGCTCAGTCCAGCAGACACTGGCCTCCTCCAACCTGTCCCCCTCGCTCCTTCTTCCGGCACCCATGACCCAGCACCCATCTGTGGCGGCTGCCGCACAAGCCCTACAGCAGGCGCTCCCACGTGCCATCGCCCCCAAGCCTCTGCCTGTGCGGTTGCCAGGCGGCCAGGTCGTAGCCTCAGTGGCCCCGGGAGTGCCCTCGCAGCTGATGGGGCCCATGAGCCCTCCCATGCAGCCTCCGCAGCCTCACCACCAGATGCAGCAGCATCTGCAACAGCACCTGCACCAGCAGCAACTGCATCACCAGCAAATTCAGCAGCAGATGCAGCAGCAACACTTCCAgcagcacctgcagcagcagctccagcagcaccatgtccagcagcagcaacagcagatgCAGCTCCAGCGTATGCAGATGCAGCAGAtgcaccagcagcagctccagcatcTCCAGCAGCAACAGGCCTCCCAGTGTTCTCCTCCGCAGCGGTCCCCAGGAACGCCACAGTCTGTGGGAGCGCCTGCCCCTATGggcagcccccacccccaaccccagcagcagcagcagcagcagcagcatccatCCCAAACACAGGCCCATGCACATGCCCATGCCCAGGTCTTGTCCCAAGTCAGCATCTACTGA